From Pseudanabaena galeata CCNP1313, a single genomic window includes:
- a CDS encoding protein tyrosine phosphatase family protein has product MTANVMNYGWLQLLGGIIFLVLYLFFSAKTEMGTKLFMSQNSDRLSEILNFLQISDKLATAGQPTIKQFRAIADADYETVINLALPTSEGAITNEAQLVQSLGMEYIAIPVNWESPTMADLDQFLQAMEQRQRQKIFVHCAKNMRVAIFVYLYRRLHLKCDHENAIADLHKIWQPNETWQKFIDTKLS; this is encoded by the coding sequence TTGACCGCAAATGTCATGAATTATGGTTGGCTACAACTTTTGGGAGGAATCATATTTTTGGTTCTGTATCTATTTTTCTCAGCCAAGACAGAAATGGGAACTAAGTTGTTTATGAGCCAAAATAGCGATCGCCTATCAGAAATACTTAACTTCCTGCAAATCTCAGACAAACTAGCGACAGCAGGACAGCCAACCATCAAGCAGTTCCGAGCGATCGCTGACGCTGATTATGAGACAGTGATTAATCTGGCTTTACCGACTTCTGAAGGGGCGATCACCAATGAAGCACAACTAGTGCAATCGTTGGGTATGGAATATATTGCCATTCCAGTGAATTGGGAAAGTCCGACAATGGCAGATCTAGATCAGTTTTTGCAAGCAATGGAACAACGCCAACGGCAAAAAATCTTTGTCCATTGCGCCAAGAATATGCGAGTTGCCATCTTTGTCTATCTCTATCGCCGATTGCATCTCAAGTGTGACCATGAAAATGCGATCGCGGATTTACATAAAATCTGGCAACCCAACGAGACTTGGCAGAAATTTATTGACACTAAACTTAGCTAG
- a CDS encoding VOC family protein: MLSTISNGALRRVHHIALNVRDMQVSCDFYGSILGLHQLIGEEVPSTLIDLVAAGKVANFRTPDGTVLDLFWEPELTPPDLDPQRQFTRANHLAFDIAPELFEQAVAVLRSHQVQIEGEPVTRPTGRGVYFYDPDGFLIEIRCDPS, from the coding sequence ATGCTATCTACGATCTCGAATGGAGCTTTACGACGAGTACATCACATTGCTTTGAATGTGCGGGATATGCAGGTCTCTTGTGATTTTTATGGCAGTATTTTGGGACTGCATCAACTCATTGGTGAAGAGGTTCCCAGTACTCTAATCGATTTAGTAGCAGCAGGCAAAGTAGCTAATTTTAGAACTCCCGATGGCACAGTTCTCGATTTGTTTTGGGAACCAGAACTTACTCCGCCCGATCTCGATCCGCAGAGGCAATTTACACGAGCTAATCATCTAGCCTTTGATATTGCTCCTGAATTGTTTGAGCAAGCGGTGGCAGTATTGCGATCGCATCAAGTCCAAATTGAGGGTGAGCCTGTTACTCGTCCTACTGGTAGAGGTGTTTATTTTTATGACCCTGATGGATTTCTCATTGAAATACGCTGCGATCCTAGCTAA